AGCGCACACAATTTTTCCAGTATGCTTGTGTCTCCAACCCGGTGAAAGGTCTTTTTTTTCCCCGGAAGCCGGCTGTTTTTCCCGCCGGCCAGAATCACCCCTGTGCAGTCCAGCTCCATAGGCATCCATCCTTTGTCAATGCTCATCCATGCGGGTGCATTATATCTGACTTCCCCTGAAAATCAAGGTATTGCTCCCGGGTGGAAAAGGTGGTACATTTTTTTTTGGTATAAACCCCTTTGTAAATGAAAGGCAGGTCATGAAACAGACACAACCCATTCTCAATGCTTCGGATTTCAAACGCATTCTTTCCCGAATCGCCCACGAAATCATTGAAAAACACCAGGGTGCCGACAATCTGGCCCTGGTGGGGATTCAGACCCGGGGAGATTTTCTGGCCCACCGCCTGGCAGACCAGATCCGGAAAATTGAGAATGTGACCCTGCCCGTGGGCAGCATGGATATCAACATGTACCGGGATGACTGGACAAAAATCAGTCATCAGCCGGTTGTCAGGCCGTCTGATATTCCGTTCAGCGTGAACGACACCAATATTGTTCTGGTGGATGATGTGCTGTACACCGGCAGAACCATCAGAGCCGCTATGGAAGCGCTCATGGATTTCGGCCGCCCTGCCCGCATCGAACTGGCCATCCTTGTGGACAGAGGCCATCGGGAGCTGCCCATTCAGGCGGATTACAAAGGCATTTTTATGGACACAGGTCACCAGGATACCATCCAGGTGCATGTGTCCGAACATGATGATCAGGATCTGGTATTCAGGGAAATCAATTCATGAGCACTGAAGAACACAGGAAAAAAGCGGTCCAGCATATCCGGATAGCGGTGATCAGCATATCCACCACACGGAAGCTGGCAGATGATAAAAGCGGGGCCTGGATCAAAAAACAGGCCCAGAAAGAAGGACATGAGGTGGTGATTCACCAGGTGGTAAAAGATGATATCACTGACATCCGGAATCTGTTGACCCATGTGGTGGAAAAAATAACCCCCCATGCAGTGATCATGACCGGCGGCACGGGCATCAGCCCCAAAGATGTGACCATTGAAGCGGTACACCCGTTCTTTGAAAAAACGCTCTCCGCATTCGGCCCCGTGTTTGCCCAGCTCTCTTTTGAAGAGATCGATGCGGCAGCCATTGGTTCCAGGGCCACGGCCGGTATTATCAAAAATATCCTGGTGTTCTGCATCCCGGGCAGTCTTAAAGCCTGCAAACTGGCCTGCAACGCATTGATTTTTCCGGAAATCGGACACCTGCTCAAACATATGAGGGAATAATCATGACAACAGAACTGAACCCATTCATTGCAGCATGGAAAGACAACGATACTCGGATCAAACAGGCGTTTGAGGAACTGCTGGCCCACTTGAAGACCCTGGACAGAACCGGGCTGGAATTTGTGGCCCGGCCCACGGTCAGTTATTCCGTGCGTCCGAAACATGACCTTCAGAAAAAGCGCCAGTTATTTGCCATGGTGGATGTCATTGACGATGATCCGGACAACCGGTGGCTCTCTGTGTGCTTTTACGGAGAGATGATCACGGACCCGGAGGAAAAAGGGGACCTGATTCCCGAAGGACTTTTAGGAGAAGACGGGTATTGTTTTGATCTGGATGAATATGATCCGGATGACATGGCGTATCTGAAACAGCGGCTCACCGAAGCCCACGCCAACGCACCGGAATAACGGATGTCATACAAGGCGGGGTCTGATCGGAACCCGCCTTGTATCAATAAAAACAAGACACCCGTTAAACGGAAAAGCGGATGTTTAAAATATCCCCGTCCTTGACCAGATAGGTTTTACCTTCCACATAGAACCGGCCGGCTTTTTTCAATTCCGCTTCCGATCCGAAAGCGATCAAATCATCATAGGAAAACACTTCCGCCCGGATGAATCCTCTTTCCAGATCCGAATGAATGACCCCGGCCGCCCGGGGCGCCGTACTTTCCCGGCGCACCAGCCATTGCCGTACTTCGTCTTTGCCCACAGTGAAAAAAGAGATCAGGTTCAAAGATCTTAAGCACAGCCGGGTGAGCATTTCAAGGGCTGTTTCTTCAATGCCCAGCGCATCCAGAAACTCCTGTTTTTCCGATGCCGTGTCCAGTAATGCGATTTCCGCTTCCACTTTGGCGGACACCAGCATGACCTCGATGGCCTGGGCCTGACAGGCCGGGGCAAACCGGGCCAGCAGATCCTGGTTTCCCAGATCCTCTTCCGCCACGTTCACGGCAATCACCATTTTTTTCCGGGTGATGAACGGATAGCTGCGGATCATTTTGTCCTCATCCGGGGACAATGCCATCAACCGCAACGGATTTTCCTGCTCCAGGTGTGCCTGAATGCGCTGCATCAGATCCAGTTCTTTCTGCCGGGCCTCATCTTTTATTTTTTTCACCTCATCGGCCAGCCGCTGGATCCGTTTTTCCGCAAAAATCTGATCATGCATGAGCAGTTCCGCATTCACATTCTCAAAATCCCGCCACGCATTCACCGATCCTTGGGCATGATACACAGCATCATCTTCAAACGCGCGGATCACATGACAGATCGCATCCATGTCCGCAATATCCCTGAAAATCTCGCCGCCGGCAATGGTCTCGGCTTCCAGCCTGGGCAGCAGCGCCAGATCCAGCCGGGCCCGGACCTGTTTTTTGGGCTGATACATATCCACCAGGGTGTTGAACCGGGAGTCCATGATATCTGCGGCCCCGGGCACGGGTTTGTTTGCTTTTGCCGGATCCAGTGCCGCATTTCCCGTTAAAATCTGAAACAACGTTTTCTTGCCTGTCTGGGGCAGGCCGATAATACCGACTTTCATAAAATTGGGTATTCCCTTGATTGTTTACGTTTAAATTTTGACCCGCACAAAACCCGTTCAGGGCAGATGAATCCGTCTTTTTTCCGCATTTTTGTGGGGCCGGTACAGCACGGCCACATGCCCCACCATGCCGGCCATTGTTGCGCCTGTCTGCCGGGAAATCTCGTCGAGCAGCCCGGTTTTAACGGCTTTATCCTTATGATCCACAAACTTGATCTTGATCAGTTCAGCCCCGTCCAGGGCGGTTTCGATTTCTTCCACCAGGGCCTGGGTCACCCCTTTGGCGCCCACAAACGCCCCGGGATTCAAATGATGGGCCAGACCCCGCAGATATTTGCGCTGGCTCCCGGTCAACTGCATCGCCATGTTATTATCCTTCGTCTTGATTGGGTTTTAAAATAAGCCTTATACCACAGAAAAAAATGCTTGAACAGAAACAAGGAAAAAACCCGCCTTCATGTCCCGGGTTTTTAAAAATAAAATCCTGATGTTCCGCCATGGACCAACCGGTTCAAACCGGCTTGAATTTTTAAAATTTTCCTTGTGTATATTGCCGATAAATTTTATAAGATACTCTGATTTTAAATGGATCTGTCCGGTTTTTTGCCATTTCACGGCATCAGACAACGGACAGGCATCACTGTGAAACCGTATGATGATGGGTGACATACCGCATCATCTTTTTGTATAAACATGACATTAATCAGTTAGGAGGTTTTATGACAACTTTGGTATTTGGCCACAAAAACCCGGATACAGATTCTGTCTGTGCCGCCATCGCACTGGCAGATCTCAAGAAAAAACTGGGTGAGGATATTGCCCCGGCCGCCCAGGGTGAACTCAACCCGGAATCCAAATTCGTTCTGGATAAATTCGGCGTGGCCGCCCCGGCCGTGGTAACCAGTTTTGCCGGCAAAGATGTGTACCTGGTGGATCATTCCGACCTGGCCCAAAGCCCGGATGACCTGAAAGAAGCCAACATTTTAGGCATTGTGGACCATCACAAACTCGGGGATGTGACCACGGGTCAGCCCCTGGAATGCTGGATCTGGCCCGTGGGCTGCACCTGCACCGTCATCTCCCGCATGTACAAATACCTGGGCGTGGAAATTCCCAAGGATGTCGCGGGCATCATGCTGTGCGCCATTCTGTCCGACACCGTGATCTTCAAATCCGCCACTTGCACGGATGAAGACAAGGCCGTGTGCGCGGAACTGGCCGAGATCTGCGGTGAGTCTGATCTGGAAGCGTTGGGCATTGAGATGTTCAAGGTCAAATCCGCCGTGGAAGGCACCCCCATCCGGGAGCTGGTGTTCCGGGATTACAAAGACTTCAACATGAGCGGTAAGGGCGTGGGCGTGGGCCAGCTGGAACTGGTGGACCTGTCCATTGTGGACGGCATCAAGGCAGACCTGGAAAAAGATATCAAGGCCCTGAAAGCGGAAAAAGGACACCACTCCGTTCTTTTAATGCTCACGGACATCATGAAGGAAGGCACGGAACTGCTGGTGGCATCCGATGACGAATCGGTCATCGAAAAAGCCTTCGGCGTGGCCCCCAAAGACGGGAAAGCCTGGCTGCCCGGCATCATGAGCCGGAAAAAACAGATCGTACCGGACCTGGAAAAAGCGTTCAGCTGATACGTTAAAAACCTGCACCATCGCTGAATAACAAAAAGGGGGCCGGCATCTGATTCATTCAGATGCCGGCCCCCTTTATTTTGTTCTCAGCGAACCGCCGGCGGATGCTTCTATCGGACACCCGCCGGGGCGATCATTTGTCAGGCTTTTTGTTTTTCATAGCAGATCAACCCGCACTGCAGGCACCGGTTTGCTTCCTTGCGGGCCTTTGCCTCGGAAAACCCCGTGGCGGCCGCCATGGGCTGAGCCAGATCATCCCAGGCGGTTTTTGGTGTGGTTTCCACCTGCTGGATCTGTGTGACATTCTGGATCCGGCTGTGTTGGGTGATCAACAGGTCAGGATCCTGAAATTCCAGGCCGTACATGAAATGATGCACCGCAGCTGCCGCTTTTCGGCCGCCATTGATGGCAGCCACGGCGGACGGATATTCGGAGATCACATCCTGTTTGGACAACAGACCGGTCTGGGGCGGGACATCCGGTTTTTTCGGCAGTTCAAGCCCTTCCCATGCCAGGGCACCTCCGGCAATCATCTCACCGGTTTCATCCGTTTCTTTCACGGGCACAAACACCAGTTCCGGAAACCGCCCGGCCCCGATGATCAATGTATCTGCCGCAATTTCGCGTTTTTCACCGGAAAAAAGATCCACGGCTTCCACGCCGGTCAGGTTTTCTTCCTGTCCCATCACCTTTGTGATACCGGTGTTATACACCACGGTCACGGCCTGGGCTGCCTCAGCATCCAGATTTGTCAGATCCACATCCGGATCATCTTCCGGTTTTCTGGACACGACCGTCACGGTTTTAACCCCTTTTTCCAGCAGGGTTGTCACGGCGTTTGCCAGAAATTTTCCCCCGCCCGTGATCACGGCATGCCTGCCGCAGGAAACGGTGATGTTTTCATTTTGCCCGCTGCGCACCAGATCGATGAGCAGATGCGCGCCGGGAAACAGCGGCGTGGGGTTGTCCCCTTCGTTTCTGGCCATGCGGGAGTCCCATCCGCCCGTGGCAATGAACACGGCATCAAATCCCTCACCTGCCAAAAGATGCGGAATGGTAATGTCCGTTCCCACGGACACGCCGGTTTTAAAGGTCACCCCCAGATCCTGAATCCCCTGGATATCCCAGTCCAGCAGATCCATGGTCAGGCGCTCTCTGGCAATCGCGGTGCGCAAAATGCCGCCCAGCACTTCGGTTTTCTCGAAAACCGTGGCCGCATGACCCAGACGGGCCGTGAAATACGCGGCAGCCAATCCTTCCACACCGCCGCCGATCACGGCCACGTTCTTGTCTGTGGCCGGGGCTTTATAAGGCTGAATCCGTTGTGACTGTTTTCTTTCATAATCGCAGACAAACCGTTTAAGATCGTTGATGGCCACGGTTTCATCCTGGAGCAGCCGCCGGCAGTCAAACTCGCACAATGCCGGACAGATCCGGGAAATGACTGATGGAAACGGCATTCTTTCCTTGATCACGGCCAGAGATCCGGCATAATCCCCTTCCTGGATCAATCCCACATATTTTCTGATATCCAGCCCGGAAGGACAGGCCCGCTGGCAGGGGGTGGTGCAGTCCTGGATCGTGTATTCACGAATGATGCGCCTTGTCACGGATGTGAGCCGGATAATATTTTTGGGACAGATTTTTTCACAGGCCCCGCACCCCGTGCATTTTTCCTGATCCACCACGGGCAGTCCGTCCGGTCCCATGGAAAGGGCGTTGAACATACAGGCGGTCACACAGGTGCCCAAACCCAGGCATCCGATATGACAGACTTTCATTCCCCCTAAAAGCATGGCAGCGGCCCGGCAGTCTCTGATTCCCTGATAGGCATAATTAAGGTCTGCCTTGTTGTTGCCGTAATAACATCCCGGGGCGGCAAACTCCGGTTCTTTTTCAGCCACGGACACCCCCATGATGGCGGCAATGGCCTGGGCCACATCATCCCCGGCCGCCACACATGAGTTGACACTGGCTTTTCCGGCCACAATGGCCTGGGCATTGGCCGTACACCCGGGCATGCCACAGCCGCCGCAGTTGGCACCGGGCAGTACATCATCAATAGCCAGGACCTTGGGGTCCTCATATACATAAAATGCCTTGGACGCGATCACCAGGGCCGTGCCGATGACGACTCCCAGTCCCCCCATCATCAGAATCGATTGAATCATGCCGTATCCTCTATGGTTTTTATGTTATCCTCTTGTACCGGCCGGTTGCGCCGGATTAATCCTGTACTGTATAACCATCTGCAAGCCAAAATGTCAACCATATCCCTGAATTTGATTAATTATTTCAGCAGGGGCCGGGCGGTCATACCGTCGGCAAAACCAGGGATTTCACAGAAGCCAGATACGGTTCCAGGCCCCGCAGAAAAATATCGTTGTGTCCGGCCCCGGCAATTTTTATCAGTCTTTTTTCAGACGACGGGCAGGCATCGTACAGGGCCTGGCCGTGGGAAAAGGGGATCAGCTGGTCCTGTTCTCCGTGGATAATCAATGCCGGCCCCGTCCATTGCCGGATCTTTTCCCGGTTGTCCAGTTCCCGGGCCATGCGGATGCCCCGGGCCGCCGGATCAAGCCCCAGTATTCTGAGCAGGCTTTCGGTAGCGGCAAACCCGCTTTCCACAATCAGATTTTCCACCTCGGAGGGCCGGGTGGCCGCCAGCTCGATGGCCGAGGCACTGCCCAAAGACCGGCCCATGACGGACAAAGCCCCTGTGAATTCCTGTTCCCGGCACCACTGTGTCACAAAATCCATGATCCTGTGGCTGTCCGCCATCATGTCCGATACCGTGGGAGTGCCCGTTGACCAGCCATACCCCCGGTAATCCACCACAAAAAAATTGATGCCCATGCGGGTGTACAACGGCCCCAGATCATCGTAATCAGACACGATCTCCCCGTTGCCATGGAAAAACAAAATAGTGGGGGCTGATTTGCCGGCCACATGAAAGCAGGCCCCGATGTGAACATTCTCTTCCACGGGAATCAGAATGTCATCAGGCCCTGCCGGGCGCATGCACGCACGGGGATGAAAGATATACGCCAGAATTCCGGGGTGATCCAGGGCGTTGTAATCGTGGGAATTGCTGTCTGTCATGGCAGGTTCTCCTCAATCTTTAATCCGTTATCCATCTTGATCTGTGATTTTTTCAGATCCACCGGTTCAGGACTTTGGCCAGGCGGTACCGGACCGCAGCCCGGAACACCGGCGGCACGGCCAGCACCCTGAGCAGCAGGTGAGCTGTGCGGTGAAACGGTTTCCGGTTGGCAGCCGTATTGAATAAAGCCACCATCAGGGCATCATGGTCCCGGTCTTCTTCGTGCAGGCGCAGGGTGCTGCGTTTCAAAAGCACCTGGTTTACATAATCAGCCCGGATATGCCCGTCCTTTAACACCTTTTCATACAGCGGGGTGCCCGGATAATACATCAGTTTGTGGTCATAAATTTTCACGGGCCGCTCGATGGACGGGTCCGGAATCCGCTTCAGAATATCCAGATAAAACATAAGTACCGCATATTTGTCGGCCAGGGTGTCATAGGGATTGTCTGAAATCACATCGATCATCACCCGGATGTTTCTTTTCATCACCATTTCCAGCTTTTTCAGGTAGGCTTGCCGGTCCAGGGGGCGATGGAAGATCTCTTTGCTGATCCGCTGGCTGCCGGACTGAAGTCCGATCTTCAGGTACCGCAGGTCCAGACCGCTGTTCACCAGAATATCCAGCTTTTTTTCAGTGATCTGCCGGGTGTTGGCCTGGATGTAAAACACGGGCAGGCCGATCTCTTTCATGTACCGGTCCAGAAACCGGGCCATCCGGTCTTCTGAATTAAGAAAAAAATCATCATCATCGATGATGATCCGCCTCAGGTGGGGGATATGGGTTTTGGCCCACACCAGCTCCTCCATGACCCGGCCCACCTCGATCTTGCGCACATACGGGCCTTTGCCTTCAAACACCTGCCTCAACCGGCTGTTCAGGCAGTAGGCGCACTGGTAAGGGCATCCTCTGACCATCAGCACGCTGTAGGTGGACAGGGTGTCCGGCACCGTGTCTTTCATGGGCACCAGGCCGGATTCGGTCAGCACATACCCGTTTTCCAGGTCCACCCGGGGGATGGGCAGGTCATTGACTTCCAGCATGGGTGGCAGGTCATTGACCCGGGCACGGCCGTCAGCTGCCGCATATCCCAGGCCCGGGATCTGATGGAACGGCACCCGGTTCAGCAGCTGTTCCATCACAGCCTCCCCTTCTCCGGCACACACCAGGTCGGCCTCGTCCAGAAACTGGACCGGATCAGCAATCACAGGCGGCCCGCCCCAGATTACCGGGGCCGTGATCCGGTCTTTCAGGTACCTTGTGATCTGCCGGCACCGGGGCACCAAATGGGTGGTCAAAAGGGTGATTCCCACCAGATCGACCTCTTTACAAAAATCGGCCAGCATTTCGAGGGCCCGTACCGGCATCGGCTCAAACACCGATTCCTTGCGGCTTTCGTAATGAATAATGGACACCCGGAATCCCCGGGATCTCAGATACGCCCCCAGGTGCCGGACACTGAAGTTTTCAATATGGGCGTTGTTGATGAGCACGGCATGTTTCATAACCCCGTGATGTACCAGAAGCTGGAGAATTTCTCAACCCATATGACGGCCCGATGATTGACACCCAGGCACAAGGAGGGTGCAATCATCGCTTGCAGTCTTGATACAACAAAGATACAATCCATTTATATTCATCCCTGCCACCCACTACAGGACATCATCTAAACAGGAGAACCCATCATGAGCAAACCGCGTGACACTCAAAAAACCGTTAAAAAAAAGGCGGAAAAAACCTTAAAAGAAAAACGGAATGAGAAAAAAGAGAAAAAAAAACAAAAAGGATAAAATCCGCTGCCACCTGACGGTCAGGGCACAAACCACTGATCCGCCATCAGGGCCCTGGTTTCGGATGTGAGCGCAATCAGGTCGGTTTTATCCAGAAGATCCAGGTTGAATTTCCGGTTCAACGCGGCAAAATGCTTTAATCCAAAAGCTATTTTGTTGAGATAGGAAAATACCCCGATGGCGCCTGTGGAAAATGTGTTTGCCTGTGTGCCGTACAGGGCGCGCAGATCCGGGAGATCACAAAAAATTTCCTCGATGGTGGCCCCATAGGATTTGAACCGTTCCGGCACCTGGCCGTTTCTGATCTGTTCCCCAATGGTTTTCCCGGTCATGGCCGCCGCCATGGACGCCCGGCACAGCCCGATTGCCAGCACATGGCCCTCCCCGTACGCCAGGCCCTTGAACACTTGATCCTCGCTGGCAAATCCGCCCGTCATCACCATGGCCGGCAATTGGTATCCTTCCGATTTCAGGCGGTGACAGATGCGCACCACGGCATCTTCCAGACAGATGGTGGGCAACGACCATTCGTTCATCATTTTTGACGGGCTGTAACCGGACCCTCCCCCGGCCCCGTCAAAGGTGATCATGTCCACTTTGGCCTGACACGCGATGCAAATGACTTCTTCAATATCGGCCCGGTCATATCCCGCCATTTTAAAATAAATATTTTTGGCCCCCATATCCCGCAGCATGGCAATATGGTCTGTCAGGGAATTTTCAGTCCACAGCGGCAGCCGGCCATAGGTGTAAAAATTGGGGCACACCCCGTCTTCATAGGCTTTTTGAACCACAGGATCCCCCGGGTCCGGATACACCAGGTTTCCCTGTTCCTGTTTGACCCGTGCGGTCTCAAGATCCTTGACCCGGATGGCCGGCTGGGTACCTTTGGCCCCCTGCCCGAATTTGATCTCAATGGCCTTGGCACCATATTTTTTTATGGCGATTTGGGGCACCCCCATCAGGTCATCATCCACATTGCATTGCACAACAATCTGGCCATACCCTCTGTCATATCTGGCAAAGCAGTCCAACGCGTTTCCCAGCAGCGGAAAATCCGTGACCTGTCCTTGCTCGATTTTCAAATCCGGTTCATTGTTTCTGGCATGTTCCCCGATCACACAGGTCACACCGGCCATGGCGGCCCCGGAAAAATAATCCTGCCAGTTCAGCTTGATCAATGCCGGCAGAATCACGGGCATGGTCATCTTGACCGTGTTGTAAAACCCATATGTCCGTTCCAGATCCACATTGAAAATAGTGGCATCATCATTGGTTTCAGACATGCCCCGGGCCCCGAACACCCGGCCGTTGATATTGAAATGGGAATAATCAACGGGATAATCTTTTTCCGATGCAATCTGATTGTTCCCCGTGGTGGTGGGATACACGGTCTGGGCTCCCAGCACGGCCGCCTGGGCGATCTCGCAGGTACCGCTGCAGTCCTGGGTGCAAAACGAGCACATGCCCGACTGGGGCGAAACAAACGTGCTCCGGTTTCTGGCAAACGTGAAACCGGAACTTAATTTGGGTGAATAGGTCATTTTAGAACACACCTCCTGAACGGTTATTTAATTGCAACACGCATTTTCTGATGGTTGCCGGGATGGCGCTGACAGCCCCATCCATTTGATTATCTATTTTCTCTGAGCGTTTCAATATTTTTTAAGCTTCCGTATAACCTTAAACAAGGCCATTTTTTTTCATCCTGCGGTAAAGCGTCTGCCGGCATATGCCCAAAGCCTTGGCGGCCCTGGTTTTATTCCAGCGGGCCTCTTCCAGTGCCCTGACAATCTGGTCATCGGACATAGGAGATGCCTTCAGGATACAACACTCTGTTTTTTCCCGGCTTTGCACGATGTCCAGGGGAAGATGCGCCAGGGAGATGGTGAAACCCGAACACAAAACAAACGCATGCTCGATGGCATGTTCCAGTTCGCGAACGTTTCCGGGCCATGAATATTTCATGAACAGATCCAGGACCTCGTGGGTGACCTCTTTGATCCGGCGATTGAATTTTGAATTGAAATGGTCGATGAAATGTTCGGTTAACAGCGGAATATCTTCTGATCGTTCCCGGAGCGGGGGAATCCGCAGTTCAACCACCTTCAGGCGGTAATACAGGTCTTCCCGGAACAGGCCTTTGTGAATCAGGGCTTTCAAATCTTTGTTGGTGGCGGCAATCACCCGGACATTGGAGTCTAAGGGAGTGGCATCGCCTACCCGTTCAAATTTCTTTTCCTGGAGGACCCGCAGAAGTTTCAGTTGAATGGCCGGGGAGACATCCCCGATTTCATCCAGAAAAATGGAGCCGTTCTGGGCCTTTTGAAACCGGCCGGCCCGATTTCCCACGGCACTGGTAAACGCACCTTTGACATGTCCGAACAGTTCACTTTCCAAAAGATTTTCAGACAGGGCCGAGCAGTTCAGGCAGACAAAGGGATGGATGGCCTTGGTGCCATTATGATGGATCGCGCCGGCCACCAGTTCTTTGCCGGTCCCGCTCTCTCCCGTGATCAGCACGGTGGTGTCCACATTTGAGAGGCTTTCGATCAGCTGATAGATATGCTGCATCTTTTGACTCTTACCGATAAGTTTATGGAACCGATACCGTTCTTTCAGCTGCGTTTCCAATGCCGTCAACCGGGTTTCGTCGCGGATGGTGACGACGGTACCGATACTGGGTCCGTCCTTATCCACCAGAGAGGCTGAATTGAGCACCAGCGT
The window above is part of the Desulfotignum phosphitoxidans DSM 13687 genome. Proteins encoded here:
- the pyrR gene encoding bifunctional pyr operon transcriptional regulator/uracil phosphoribosyltransferase PyrR: MKQTQPILNASDFKRILSRIAHEIIEKHQGADNLALVGIQTRGDFLAHRLADQIRKIENVTLPVGSMDINMYRDDWTKISHQPVVRPSDIPFSVNDTNIVLVDDVLYTGRTIRAAMEALMDFGRPARIELAILVDRGHRELPIQADYKGIFMDTGHQDTIQVHVSEHDDQDLVFREINS
- a CDS encoding MogA/MoaB family molybdenum cofactor biosynthesis protein, which codes for MSTEEHRKKAVQHIRIAVISISTTRKLADDKSGAWIKKQAQKEGHEVVIHQVVKDDITDIRNLLTHVVEKITPHAVIMTGGTGISPKDVTIEAVHPFFEKTLSAFGPVFAQLSFEEIDAAAIGSRATAGIIKNILVFCIPGSLKACKLACNALIFPEIGHLLKHMRE
- a CDS encoding DUF933 domain-containing protein; its protein translation is MKVGIIGLPQTGKKTLFQILTGNAALDPAKANKPVPGAADIMDSRFNTLVDMYQPKKQVRARLDLALLPRLEAETIAGGEIFRDIADMDAICHVIRAFEDDAVYHAQGSVNAWRDFENVNAELLMHDQIFAEKRIQRLADEVKKIKDEARQKELDLMQRIQAHLEQENPLRLMALSPDEDKMIRSYPFITRKKMVIAVNVAEEDLGNQDLLARFAPACQAQAIEVMLVSAKVEAEIALLDTASEKQEFLDALGIEETALEMLTRLCLRSLNLISFFTVGKDEVRQWLVRRESTAPRAAGVIHSDLERGFIRAEVFSYDDLIAFGSEAELKKAGRFYVEGKTYLVKDGDILNIRFSV
- a CDS encoding YhbY family RNA-binding protein gives rise to the protein MAMQLTGSQRKYLRGLAHHLNPGAFVGAKGVTQALVEEIETALDGAELIKIKFVDHKDKAVKTGLLDEISRQTGATMAGMVGHVAVLYRPHKNAEKRRIHLP
- a CDS encoding manganese-dependent inorganic pyrophosphatase, encoding MTTLVFGHKNPDTDSVCAAIALADLKKKLGEDIAPAAQGELNPESKFVLDKFGVAAPAVVTSFAGKDVYLVDHSDLAQSPDDLKEANILGIVDHHKLGDVTTGQPLECWIWPVGCTCTVISRMYKYLGVEIPKDVAGIMLCAILSDTVIFKSATCTDEDKAVCAELAEICGESDLEALGIEMFKVKSAVEGTPIRELVFRDYKDFNMSGKGVGVGQLELVDLSIVDGIKADLEKDIKALKAEKGHHSVLLMLTDIMKEGTELLVASDDESVIEKAFGVAPKDGKAWLPGIMSRKKQIVPDLEKAFS
- a CDS encoding FAD-dependent oxidoreductase; the encoded protein is MIQSILMMGGLGVVIGTALVIASKAFYVYEDPKVLAIDDVLPGANCGGCGMPGCTANAQAIVAGKASVNSCVAAGDDVAQAIAAIMGVSVAEKEPEFAAPGCYYGNNKADLNYAYQGIRDCRAAAMLLGGMKVCHIGCLGLGTCVTACMFNALSMGPDGLPVVDQEKCTGCGACEKICPKNIIRLTSVTRRIIREYTIQDCTTPCQRACPSGLDIRKYVGLIQEGDYAGSLAVIKERMPFPSVISRICPALCEFDCRRLLQDETVAINDLKRFVCDYERKQSQRIQPYKAPATDKNVAVIGGGVEGLAAAYFTARLGHAATVFEKTEVLGGILRTAIARERLTMDLLDWDIQGIQDLGVTFKTGVSVGTDITIPHLLAGEGFDAVFIATGGWDSRMARNEGDNPTPLFPGAHLLIDLVRSGQNENITVSCGRHAVITGGGKFLANAVTTLLEKGVKTVTVVSRKPEDDPDVDLTNLDAEAAQAVTVVYNTGITKVMGQEENLTGVEAVDLFSGEKREIAADTLIIGAGRFPELVFVPVKETDETGEMIAGGALAWEGLELPKKPDVPPQTGLLSKQDVISEYPSAVAAINGGRKAAAAVHHFMYGLEFQDPDLLITQHSRIQNVTQIQQVETTPKTAWDDLAQPMAAATGFSEAKARKEANRCLQCGLICYEKQKA
- a CDS encoding alpha/beta hydrolase, producing MTDSNSHDYNALDHPGILAYIFHPRACMRPAGPDDILIPVEENVHIGACFHVAGKSAPTILFFHGNGEIVSDYDDLGPLYTRMGINFFVVDYRGYGWSTGTPTVSDMMADSHRIMDFVTQWCREQEFTGALSVMGRSLGSASAIELAATRPSEVENLIVESGFAATESLLRILGLDPAARGIRMARELDNREKIRQWTGPALIIHGEQDQLIPFSHGQALYDACPSSEKRLIKIAGAGHNDIFLRGLEPYLASVKSLVLPTV
- a CDS encoding B12-binding domain-containing radical SAM protein, which gives rise to MKHAVLINNAHIENFSVRHLGAYLRSRGFRVSIIHYESRKESVFEPMPVRALEMLADFCKEVDLVGITLLTTHLVPRCRQITRYLKDRITAPVIWGGPPVIADPVQFLDEADLVCAGEGEAVMEQLLNRVPFHQIPGLGYAAADGRARVNDLPPMLEVNDLPIPRVDLENGYVLTESGLVPMKDTVPDTLSTYSVLMVRGCPYQCAYCLNSRLRQVFEGKGPYVRKIEVGRVMEELVWAKTHIPHLRRIIIDDDDFFLNSEDRMARFLDRYMKEIGLPVFYIQANTRQITEKKLDILVNSGLDLRYLKIGLQSGSQRISKEIFHRPLDRQAYLKKLEMVMKRNIRVMIDVISDNPYDTLADKYAVLMFYLDILKRIPDPSIERPVKIYDHKLMYYPGTPLYEKVLKDGHIRADYVNQVLLKRSTLRLHEEDRDHDALMVALFNTAANRKPFHRTAHLLLRVLAVPPVFRAAVRYRLAKVLNRWI
- a CDS encoding glutamate synthase-related protein; this encodes MTYSPKLSSGFTFARNRSTFVSPQSGMCSFCTQDCSGTCEIAQAAVLGAQTVYPTTTGNNQIASEKDYPVDYSHFNINGRVFGARGMSETNDDATIFNVDLERTYGFYNTVKMTMPVILPALIKLNWQDYFSGAAMAGVTCVIGEHARNNEPDLKIEQGQVTDFPLLGNALDCFARYDRGYGQIVVQCNVDDDLMGVPQIAIKKYGAKAIEIKFGQGAKGTQPAIRVKDLETARVKQEQGNLVYPDPGDPVVQKAYEDGVCPNFYTYGRLPLWTENSLTDHIAMLRDMGAKNIYFKMAGYDRADIEEVICIACQAKVDMITFDGAGGGSGYSPSKMMNEWSLPTICLEDAVVRICHRLKSEGYQLPAMVMTGGFASEDQVFKGLAYGEGHVLAIGLCRASMAAAMTGKTIGEQIRNGQVPERFKSYGATIEEIFCDLPDLRALYGTQANTFSTGAIGVFSYLNKIAFGLKHFAALNRKFNLDLLDKTDLIALTSETRALMADQWFVP